The Pirellulales bacterium genome has a segment encoding these proteins:
- a CDS encoding aspartate-semialdehyde dehydrogenase, whose translation MFEVVAIVGATGAVGRIIRDLLEERNLPFERIKFLASKRSAGTTITFRGQQHTVEELTPDSFNGVDLAIGSTPDETARDFAPWAIERGTIVVDESGYWRMDPKVPLVVPEVNPQAAFTHQGLIASPNCSTTQLVVALKPLHDAARVRRVVVSTYQATSGAGVAGQRDLEHGTRAKLQNEAHRNETFAHDIAFNLIPQIGSAKHAGYTSEEMKMVYETRKILGDESIQICATCVRVPVSNCHSESILVETERKLSPEEARELFAAAPGIVVIDDLAAKQYPMPLGCDGRDEVFIGRIRQDLSSENGLAFWCVSDNLRKGAATNAVQIAELLSKARSTQKVGQATG comes from the coding sequence GTGTTCGAGGTCGTTGCGATTGTCGGCGCTACCGGGGCCGTGGGCCGAATTATCAGGGATCTGCTCGAAGAGCGAAATCTTCCCTTCGAACGGATCAAGTTCCTGGCGTCCAAACGCTCGGCCGGTACGACAATCACCTTCCGCGGCCAGCAGCACACGGTCGAAGAACTGACGCCTGACTCCTTCAACGGTGTCGACCTGGCCATCGGCAGCACCCCCGATGAGACGGCCCGCGACTTCGCTCCCTGGGCCATCGAGCGGGGGACAATCGTCGTCGACGAAAGCGGTTATTGGCGGATGGACCCCAAGGTGCCCCTGGTCGTGCCCGAGGTGAATCCGCAGGCTGCCTTCACCCATCAGGGCCTGATCGCCAGTCCGAATTGCTCGACCACACAACTGGTCGTGGCGCTCAAACCGCTGCATGACGCGGCGCGTGTCCGCCGTGTGGTCGTGAGCACCTATCAGGCCACTAGCGGCGCCGGCGTGGCAGGGCAGCGCGATCTGGAGCACGGCACTCGTGCCAAGCTGCAGAACGAAGCCCATCGCAACGAAACCTTTGCACACGACATCGCCTTCAATCTCATTCCGCAAATCGGCTCGGCCAAGCATGCCGGCTATACGTCGGAAGAGATGAAGATGGTCTACGAGACACGCAAAATTCTGGGGGACGAATCGATTCAAATCTGCGCGACATGTGTGCGTGTGCCGGTTAGCAACTGTCACAGCGAGAGTATCCTGGTAGAAACCGAACGCAAGTTGTCGCCCGAAGAAGCCCGCGAGCTTTTCGCCGCAGCGCCAGGCATTGTCGTGATCGACGACCTGGCCGCCAAACAGTACCCGATGCCGCTAGGTTGCGATGGACGCGACGAAGTCTTCATCGGCCGCATCCGGCAGGATCTGTCGAGCGAGAACGGTCTGGCATTTTGGTGCGTCAGCGACAATCTGCGTAAAGGCGCCGCGACTAACGCCGTGCAAATTGCCGAGTTGTTGTCCAAAGCCCGTTCGACGCAGAAGGTGGGCCAGGCCACGGGGTAG
- a CDS encoding polysaccharide biosynthesis/export family protein — protein sequence MLPRWARPFRFRLDNLFVLILGIAIGLSLNLRTMQRFTGLAANESSMRTLPTYRIEPPDVLNVEVLAGSVGEAPLVSGAHLVGPDGTINLGAYGQIVIAGKTLSDAREAVQQAMAQYAEAPQVEVDVVSYNSKFYYVVNAGGGSGDQIQRIPVTGKETVLDALSQVGGRPWPDDSVVWIARPALSGAGMGTVLPVQWQEIVHEGDTTTNYQVLPGDRIFVAPAPVSVATDWLWSFFK from the coding sequence ATGCTGCCACGGTGGGCGCGCCCGTTTCGCTTTCGGCTCGACAACTTGTTCGTCCTGATCCTCGGCATCGCCATCGGCCTATCGCTGAACCTTCGCACGATGCAGCGTTTCACGGGGTTAGCAGCGAACGAATCTTCGATGCGGACGCTGCCGACGTACCGAATCGAGCCGCCGGACGTTCTTAACGTAGAAGTGCTGGCCGGTTCGGTCGGCGAAGCCCCGCTCGTGTCAGGCGCGCATCTCGTCGGACCTGACGGAACGATCAATCTAGGCGCCTATGGCCAGATCGTGATCGCTGGCAAGACGCTTAGCGACGCGCGCGAGGCAGTGCAGCAGGCCATGGCGCAATACGCTGAGGCGCCTCAGGTCGAGGTGGACGTCGTCAGCTATAACAGCAAGTTCTACTATGTAGTTAATGCAGGCGGTGGTTCGGGTGATCAAATTCAAAGGATCCCCGTTACCGGCAAGGAAACAGTGCTCGACGCCCTATCCCAAGTTGGCGGACGTCCATGGCCAGACGACTCCGTTGTGTGGATCGCGCGGCCGGCCCTAAGCGGCGCAGGCATGGGAACGGTCCTGCCGGTGCAGTGGCAGGAGATCGTCCACGAGGGTGACACGACGACAAACTATCAAGTGCTGCCCGGCGACCGGATTTTTGTTGCGCCGGCACCAGTATCTGTAGCCACGGATTGGCTGTGGTCATTTTTCAAATAA
- the truA gene encoding tRNA pseudouridine(38-40) synthase TruA produces the protein MRTFKLTLAYDGTAYTGWQMQPGQPTVQAALETSLAKITGEAVRATASGRTDSGVHALGQVVSFQSETSLSPVTLRNALNAELPRDIAALAVEEAPHRFHARRDCVRKRYRYLLHDGEAPDVFLRAYCWQYRQRLDGAAMSRAAQAFVGTHDFRSFESRWPQRSSSVRTIYEAFVERGRGAQQGLLTFEVAGNGFLYNMVRAMIGTLVEVGRGNRPIAWPAEVVAAGERRAAGMTAPPQGLFLVRADYKLDPVHTP, from the coding sequence ATGAGGACCTTCAAGCTCACGCTGGCCTACGATGGTACCGCCTACACAGGCTGGCAAATGCAGCCCGGCCAACCGACTGTCCAGGCGGCGTTGGAAACGTCGCTGGCAAAGATTACCGGCGAGGCCGTGCGTGCGACGGCCAGCGGCCGCACTGATTCCGGAGTACACGCTCTCGGACAAGTGGTAAGCTTTCAAAGCGAAACGAGCTTGTCCCCGGTCACGCTGCGGAACGCATTAAATGCCGAGCTGCCGCGTGACATAGCGGCCCTCGCGGTCGAGGAAGCGCCGCACAGATTTCATGCTCGCCGCGATTGTGTACGGAAGCGTTACCGCTACCTGCTACACGATGGCGAGGCGCCGGACGTTTTTTTACGAGCCTATTGTTGGCAGTACCGGCAGCGCTTGGATGGGGCGGCCATGTCGCGCGCGGCCCAGGCCTTTGTCGGCACGCACGACTTTCGCAGTTTCGAATCGCGCTGGCCGCAGCGATCGTCCAGCGTGCGCACGATCTACGAAGCGTTTGTCGAGCGGGGCAGGGGGGCGCAACAGGGGTTGCTCACTTTCGAGGTCGCCGGCAACGGTTTCCTGTACAACATGGTGCGAGCCATGATCGGCACGCTGGTCGAGGTCGGACGTGGCAACCGCCCCATCGCATGGCCTGCCGAGGTCGTGGCGGCAGGCGAACGGCGCGCCGCCGGCATGACCGCGCCACCACAGGGTCTGTTTCTGGTGCGTGCCGATTACAAGCTCGACCCAGTCCACACGCCATAA